The sequence below is a genomic window from Humulus lupulus chromosome 3, drHumLupu1.1, whole genome shotgun sequence.
ACTGGTATGGGATACAATGCAGTGACTGGAGAAGTTAGTGCGACTGATGAAGTTTGGGATAAACTTATTcgggtaaaaattatttaaaatttattttatgcttgttttattttgatagtatattttatcaatataatttcatTTTATGTAGGTTAACAAATCTGCTAAAAGATTTAGAAAGAAAGGTTGCAAGTTTTATGAGAAATTATGCACTATCTTTGGTGATACTACTGCAACTGGTTCCAATGCTCATCCTTCAACTCGAAGTCCTTCTAATGATGgagataataatgatgatgatgcaaCGTCGATAAGTCCTTCTACTAGGAATGAAGAAAGTGGTTTTGATGAGGATGGTAGCATAAGAAGAGGTAAATCAACAGCCACTTCAAACTCTCGATCAGTAAAAAGAGCAAAGTTCTCATCAATTTTGGCAGATGCACTGGCAACATATAATGAAATTGCAAAGCGAAAGACAGAATTGATAGAGAGATCAATGGAAACATCTGCATCACATTACTTATGGATGAGAGTGTTGAAACTCGTAATCAAATTGATGGAATTAGTGGAGAAGAAAAGCTATTGAGAAGTTTGAGAATGAGGTGTCTAGAGCATAGAAGAATAGATGGGTTGCTGAATTTGAAGTGAAAAGTTTAGACTTTGTTTAGCTATGAACAAGATGAATTTGTTGAGCTATtaactttagttttctttagctATTGACTGGATGAGTTTGTTAAGCTATTGACTAGATAACCTTGTTAGCTATTGACTGTATGACTGTGTTTAGCTATTGACTCTATGTGTttgttaagctattgactatATGAGTTTGTTAAgctattgactggatgacttgttttgcttattttgttTTATGGTCTGATTTTAACTTTGAGTGTTTATATAttgaatgtaatttttttttttctactatCAAGATAAAATGTCTTTAAATGTTGCTCGGTTCAACAAGGATAAATTACTGGACGATTCAGATGATGAGTTTGGAGAGATTTTTGCGAGGAATATAATAAATTATATCTATCTAAGCAACCTTGTAGAAATTCAGCTCTTTCAGGCCATGAATACGTTATGGAAGTATTGCATGGTCATTGGAGTAGATGTTATGATTTGTTCAGAATGAACAAAGATGTCTTCAAACTATTTTGTGGTgttctaaaagaaaaaaaattattgaagaaCTCACGATATCTGTCTATTGAAGAACAAGTGGCTATGTTCTTATTTGTGATTGTCCATAATGAACGACATCGTGTGGTTGCTGAACGATTTCAGCACTCCATTTCAACCACATCTCATTATTTTAGGAAGGTTTTGAAGGCAATATGTCGTCTATCCAAAGAACTAATTACTCCACCTTCATTTGATGTAACTCCTCCACAAATTCGATTCGATCCAAGATACAATCCATTTTTTAAggtaaaaaaatttgaattattattttttctttatttcaatattcaataaaaaaaatctaataatttattttgtattttagaatTGTGTTGGAGCTATAGATGAGACTCATATTTCTGTGCATGTTCCAATTGATGAACAAATACCATATCGAGGTCGAAAAGTGGATACAACTCAGAATGTTATGTGTGTATGTTCATTTAACATGAAGTTCACATACGTTGTCCCTATATGGGAACGATCAGCTAATGATACACAGATTCTTCTAGAATGTGCCACAAACCCAGATTATGGGTTTCCAATGCCGCCCACAGGTAAGTATTTATCAAACTTATTATGGTGattgatattattttatattaaatatctaTAAGTAAAAACTAACATGAATTATCGTTGGATCATGGAAATATTATCTTGTTGATTCTTGCTATACAAACATGCTTGGTTTTCTTTCGTCATGCCGAGGGGAAAGGTATCATTTGGGCCAGTACATAGATCTTAATCCCATAGGAAAAAAAGAGTTTTTCAATTATCGACACTCTTCCTTGAGAAATGTCATTGAGCGGTGTTTCAGTGTGTTGAATGCCCGTTTTCCAATCCTAAAACAAATGCCTTCATATGATCTAAGAATACAAAAGTACACTGTCATTGCTTGTTGTGGGATTCACAATTTTATAAGGACAAATGCAGAATCAGATGTATATTTTGATGGATGTGAAGGAAATTCTGAAGTACAGGTCACTACTTTACAAAGTACAGATGGAACTTTGACTAATAGTGTAGAGTTTAGTATTTCTAGAACTCATATACATGAAATGACTCATGTTTGTGATGAAATTGCTGACCATATATGAAGATCTAGTCAGCGATAGTGAGATTGAGTAAATACATTAGTTGATTGTTATGACTCGTTTAATACTTTAAGTTTGGACAATTATTAGTTCATACGTTTTTATTTTACTATGTAGACTTTATTGATTTTATGTTATCTCATGGATAGATATTAAGTTTTGAAATTTGAGATTACTTGGATATTATTAATTTGATCTTTTTtctataattttcttattttttattttaaaataataaatagtggtcacaaaaaatatttttattttttagtttagaaaataaaaataaaaaaaatgtttacaaaatatgttttgtattttttattttttaaacaaaaaataaaaataaagttaccaaacacatttttatttttattttaaaaaaacagaaaacttaccaaacacatttttattttataaaaataaaaaaatatttttaactttgagtttaaaaaatttaaaaacaaaaattttaactaattaaataagcTCAAATCTCTTATATGAACAATATACAAATTAAAAACTAACCTAGAATTCCAAACCTAGGAACAAGAAATTCAAAGCAACCTCATATTTCAAAAGattcgaatatatatatatatttcatttaatttataatcattttttaaaatttgaactaaaataaaaaataaaaataaaacactaAATCTGAAAATCAAACCATAAACTAAGAAAACCCCAAAACACTAACACTAACCTAGATTGCTCTAAAACACCCAAGAACCTCAGAGCCAAATTCGTTGCCCAACCCCAGATCTCGTCCTAGTCGTCTAAACCCCACCCTAGCCCTAATTCTCTCAGTTCAATTGTTCCATTGATTACAAACTTGCACAATAGCGGTGGTTGAAAAATGgaactacaaatataggctttctctgcggttttttttcaacaataaataaaaagtgcagagaaaaggtttgaaagagtcaaaaaaattatatttaatgtccgcgccctattttattgcggttttaaaaaaaacgcagtgaaaggtttgaatgactcacttttctccgcggttttgggTCTAAAACCTCAGAGAAAAGTGTAGAACTTTtcaccacttttctctgcggttttgggtatagaaccgcggagaaaagtggtcTCCACCTACTTTAGCACAATACCCTATTTTCCCCCTCTCATTTGCACATGTTCTTTGTTagaaaaaacttatacaagatctttatttattttcatgtatatctaatattaaacaaattaatacgagatagcctaaaacatgtttctaaaattgaattcaaagagaaacaaaaatagaatacttacagtatacgcagcggaattaagagtccttccttcagtttctctaactcttgtatcctctctgtcgcagattattatcaagaaactgaaccgatcttctattttcttcacgatcttccaatgtatccttagaaccacctagactagtgtgggcaattctcaacacatgagatagatatagagagaagaagagaaaatacaaagaggcttagaaaatgacttgtgtttagagagaatataaaactatcagaaaatctgacttatcaaaaaaccctttttttttacttctctataagcactccttttatagactcaattaggccatttaatttaattaaaaaatcaataaaataacagccattttgaagccctaggtcgaaattatcatgggctataggcccgtgaaatttcccatttgattataagcccattggacttaaaatcaaagcctgtattattttctattgatttaattaattaaataattatttaaatcctttatcaaattaattatttataatttgaaccttgatttaaatttatttattaatttagataccaatttatcttaattaataaatctgccataatttctcttttcttttcaaaattacacaactctgtgaaactatccaaaattgacctggtcaactttgataattctaattgatgattaaatcaattaattgagactatctagatgattttatccaaggtacaatggggaccatgggcctatgaaatcaagctccaatgagttatcataaatctaacaaataaatttactaacttattaattcctcgtgactccactatagacttggaattgcactcttgaattcatagaacgctctataacaaatttagatacgctattaattatccattgttacaaccataattgtcactcaatcctctatagacggtctataatgagataggactaaaataccgttttacccctcattgtattttatccttaaaacacttagttccttgtaaatgatatttcagtaaactaatttaattactgaaatgagatctctatcatttaacaccttgaaccaaactaaaaggaaaccatcgtttcacttcttcattagaagctatagatgttcatatctatgattaacactcccactcaattatactaccgagttcccaagatgtaagtatgggctagtccgtagggtaagctggtaacgaacaagtcaaagaactcaaataatacaatcagttagaatactaaccactcagaattgagattgaattgacctatggtcaactatatgatatgactagaatagataataacggtatgtttacttatcttatcaactgtcaatatcggtcctgtccgatgtaacaaatacatctgatcttatctactttgctaatgttctggaaagaacataacactgtaatgtgtaagtagatcatatcgtagattagcaagtcagtgtaaatccggtgcactgactaatcttaggactaacttatttttgaacatataatcatatttatattccactgtgattacgtcactataaataagattagctatatgctcgggatttaatagaagtttatattaaacaaataatcatgaaaataaaacatgtgagcaaagtgattgaccaagtcaaaaaatgatttctattcttttattgataataaaaatgagattacaaagaatttgagttttaattagggcataaaaccccaacattctTCCCCTTCACAGAGGCACGGTCGAAGCTCTCCCACCTTCGTCCCCAGCCACGGGTAAGCCCCACAttgtccattttttttttgttttttttccattttcttgcatattaaagcttgaaatcatgtatatatacttaatcttgagttattttgaagttttagggtaaaaatgaagaaatattatgtgggtttaatggtggtttctatgtatgtttatatggttatttttttttaatttttttgaaattttatataggattggaagacattttcattgtttaaaatgtgtattgatcactaaaacttgatttctttaatgtatatttcggttttagggtatttttgtattattttatttataataatgttgtttatataattttttatattaaaaattagtgcttgcataattttgtatattatttaggtaatgattttttaaaagtatatttttgttaattatattattttaggatcaattcaattaccatatatttactaatgtttaactttttattgtaggaaatatttgtttgagtgcgaggttgaaattgttgaatattaattttgaaggtaagtagtaattactacttaatttttattttttattttttatatttacaaactattgttagaggagtttgaatatattagatattcatccattgtgaagtaggttctgagataaaattgtgtgctgcggagataacagaaggttgagaacatgtgtgtcttagtgaagtaggatctgtgaattttctgtgtgctgcggtgacttatggttgagaacatgcatgttgtttgttatatgttttgtttgatgtgaatttataggtagataacttgggatatgctataaatacagaggaaactctgcccaatttatTTTTTGATGATATTAGTTGAAGATGTTTTATAAATTACTATATATAATagtaatgtttttgtttttgttgaaattttaaatacatatgaattttggatatgttatagaaataaatgaaactctgcccatttcattttataatttaataattgaacattattttttcaattactatactaattttcttttcattatcaacttaggaattaaatagatattatcattatggataagtcatggattcttgagaatagagaaacacaacaatttcaagacggattcaaccaatttttagaatttttccaaacaaattgtagtgatctggaaagaattcattgtccatgtatagattgtggtaatggaacaaaaggaaatattaccatg
It includes:
- the LOC133822244 gene encoding uncharacterized protein LOC133822244 isoform X1, with the protein product MGYNAVTGEVSATDEVWDKLIRVNKSAKRFRKKGCKFYEKLCTIFGDTTATGSNAHPSTRSPSNDGDNNDDDATSISPSTRNEESGFDEDGSIRRGKSTATSNSRSVKRAKFSSILADALATYNEIAKRKTELIERSMETSASHYLWMRVLKLVIKLMELVEKKSY
- the LOC133822244 gene encoding uncharacterized protein LOC133822244 isoform X2, whose translation is MTGEVSATDEVWDKLIRVNKSAKRFRKKGCKFYEKLCTIFGDTTATGSNAHPSTRSPSNDGDNNDDDATSISPSTRNEESGFDEDGSIRRGKSTATSNSRSVKRAKFSSILADALATYNEIAKRKTELIERSMETSASHYLWMRVLKLVIKLMELVEKKSY